Proteins encoded in a region of the Panthera tigris isolate Pti1 chromosome B2, P.tigris_Pti1_mat1.1, whole genome shotgun sequence genome:
- the LOC122238501 gene encoding putative olfactory receptor 2B8 → MDQKNRSSFTGFILLGFSDRPQLERVLFVVLLIFYLLTLLGNTTIIALSRLDPHLQTPMYFFLSNLSFLDLCYTTSTVPQLLVHLRGADKSISFGGCVAQMFVSLGLASTECILLGVMAFDRYAAVCRPLHYTVIMHPRLCTLMASASWFLGFVNSSLHTVLTFLVPLCGRNKIDHFFCEVPPLLKLACVDTTVNESELFVSVIILLIPVALITFSYGQIVKAVLRIKSASGQRKAFGTCGSHFTVVSLFYGTGIYIYLQPSNNYSRDQGKFVSLFYTIVTPMVNPFIYTLRNKDVTGAMKKALCRGYDSR, encoded by the coding sequence ATGGACCAGAAAAATCGAAGTTCTTTCACTGGCTTTATCCTGCTGGGTTTCTCTGACCGGCCTCAGCTGGAGCGAGTCCTCTTTGTGGTTCTTCTGATCTTCTATCTGCTCACCCTGCTGGGAAACACAACCATCATTGCGTTATCCCGCCTGGACCCACACCTGCAGactcccatgtactttttcctctcCAACCTAAGCTTTCTGGACCTGTGTTACACGACCAGCACTGTTCCTCAGCTGCTGGTTCATCTCAGGGGAGCAGACAAGTCTATCTCTTTCGGTGGTTGTGTAGCTCAGATGTTCGTCTCTCTAGGGTTGGCATCTACAGAATGCATTCTGTTAGGGGTGATGGCATTTGACCGCTACGCAGCCGTCTGCAGGCCCCTGCACTACACAGTGATCATGCACCCCCGTCTGTGCACCCTGATGGCTTCTGCATCGTGGTTCCTTGGTTTTGTCAACTCCTCATTGCACACGGTGCTCACCTTCCTTGTACCACTctgtgggagaaataaaatagaccaCTTCTTTTGTGAGGTTCCCCCACTGCTCAAGCTTGCCTGTGTTGACACCACTGTGAATGAGTCTGAGCTCTTTGTCAGTGTGATCATTCTCCTCATACCTGTGGCTTTAATCACGTTCTCCTATGGTCAGATTGTCAAGGCAGTGTTAAGAATAAAGTCAGCTTCAGGACAGAGGAAAGCTTTTGGGACTTGTGGGTCCCACTTCACAGTGGTCTCCCTGTTCTACGGCACAGGCATCTACATTTACCTCCAGCCCAGCAACAACTACTCCCGGGATCAGGGCAAGTTCGTTTCTCTCTTCTACACCATCGTCACCCCCATGGTCAACCCCTTTATATATACCCTGCGGAACAAGGATGTGACTGGAGCAATGAAGAAGGCGCTTTGTAGGGGCTATGACTCCAGATGA